From a single Pseudophryne corroboree isolate aPseCor3 chromosome 6, aPseCor3.hap2, whole genome shotgun sequence genomic region:
- the LOC134933712 gene encoding E3 ubiquitin/ISG15 ligase TRIM25-like, producing MASADLRQELDCSICRNMYTDPVTLRCGHNFCRACIDCLLDTQEGAEAYTCPECRIEFKKRPVLQKNVTLCNIVGRFLSTRPDQEETGIFCTYCIHSPVPAAKSCLHCEASLCDKHLRVHSKSAEHVLCDPTTALGNRKCSVHKKILEYYCTEDSLCICVSCSLAGEHRGHQVEMLDEASEKKKKKLKNYLQKLTTKREETEKTVQRLQESRKETQEKVVVVTGKVTSLFKVIRRQLNDLEKRVLSEISRQEQRVSLSVSELIQKLEIKKDELSGKMRHIEELCNMSDPVTVLQEPDTGDLCDTEDTETHDNQVHAEGGLNMGVISETLYAGLSDIIRGIKNGIYVSKVTDIVLDANTAANNIQLSGDRKSASESHKNQNHPETPERFQYRQVISTRGFYTGQHYWEVEMSKPGRWMVGMCYPSIERRGDQSVIGYNNKSWCLCKDNNQYVALHDNKGIRLPDNIRCDRVRVYLDYGAGQLSFYSLCDPIRHLHTFTATFTEPLHAALLVYKGSIKIFGENRELGELILRFLPRDW from the coding sequence atggcgtctgctgatctgagacaggagctggactgtTCCATCTGCCGGAACATGTATACagatcctgtaaccctgagatgtggccacaacttctgccgggCCTGTATTGATTGTCtgctggatacacaggagggggCTGAAGCTTATACCTGTCCTGAATGCAGAATAGAGTTTAAGAAGCGTCCTGTACTGCAGAAGAACGTAACGCTGTGTAACATAGTGGGGAGGTTCCTGTCTACTCGgccagatcaggaggagactgggatcttctgcacttactgtattcactctcctgtacctgctgctaaatcctgtctgcattgtgaggcttctctgtgtgataaacacctgagagtacacagcaagtcagcagagcacgtcttatgtgatcccaccactgccctggggaacaggaaatgctccgtCCATAAGAAGATCCTGGAGTATTATTGCACTGAGGACTCTCTGTGCATTTGTGTGTCCTGCAGTTTGGCTGGAGAACATCGGGGTCACCAGGTGGAGATGCTGGATGAGGCCtctgagaagaagaagaagaaactgAAAAATTATCTGCAGAAACTGACCACAAAGAGAGAGGAGACTGAGAAAACAGTCCAAAGACTGCAGGAGAGCAGGAAAGAAACTCAGGAAAAAGTAGTTGTTGTAACAGGAAAAGTGACCTCTCTTTTTAAAGTCATCAGGAGACAACTGAATGACCTAGAGAAAAGAGTCCTGAGTGAGATCTCCAGGCAAGAACAGCGCGTTTCACTCTCAGTCTCTGAACTGATCCAGAagctggaaataaagaaggacgagctgtccgggaagatgcgtcacattgaggagctgtgcaacatgtctgatccagtgactgtcttacaggaaccagacacaggggacTTGTGTGATACTGAGGACACAGAGACACATGATAACCAGGTCCATGCCGAAGGTGGTCTCAATATGGGTGTTATTTCCGAGACATTATATGCAGGGCTATCTGATATAATAAGAGGTATAAAGAATGGGATTTATGTGTCAAAAGTTACAGACATAGTTCTAGATGCAAACACAGCTGCTAATAATATACAGTTATCAGGTGACAGGAAATCTGCATCCGAGTCACATAAAAACCAGAATCATCCAGAAACACCAGAGAGATTTCAGTATCGTCAGGTAATAAGCACCAGGGGATTTTATACAGGTCAACATTACTGGGAGGTGGAGATGAGCAAACCTGGGAGATGGATGGTGGGGATGTGTTATCCCAGCATAGAAAGGAGAGGGGATCAGTCAGTCATTGGgtataataacaagtcctggtGTCTGTGTAAGGATAATAATCAGTATGTGGCGTTGCATGATAATAAAGGTATAAGGCTACCTGATAATATCCGCTGTGACAGAGTGAGGGTATATCTGGATTATGGGGCAGGGCAGCTGtccttttattccctgtgtgacccaatcagacacttacacaccttTACTGCAACCTtcactgagcccctccatgctgCATTATTGGTGTATAAAGGTTCTATCAAGATATTTGGGGAGAACCGTGAATTGGGAGAATTGATTCTAAGATTTCTGCCCAGAGACTGGTGA